The following coding sequences lie in one Tepidimicrobium xylanilyticum genomic window:
- the dapB gene encoding 4-hydroxy-tetrahydrodipicolinate reductase, producing the protein MIKTIIYGVNGKMGQILNKQLLNEKDMEIVAGIDRSMLDVKRTYPIYNSLYEYKGEVDVIIDFSHPSYLEQIIDYSLDRRVPLVIATTGFSEEQFRKIKMASEYIPILYSSNMSLGINILTRILSQIVKILNRDFDIEIIEKHHNKKTDAPSGTAYLLADIINETLGNSKRYIYGREGNNSKRENNEIGIHSIRGGTIPGEHTIIFAGSDEIIELKHTALSKKIYAQGAIKAARFIVKAKKGFYTMDDIFNSNV; encoded by the coding sequence ATGATTAAGACAATTATATATGGTGTAAATGGAAAAATGGGACAGATTTTAAATAAGCAGTTATTAAATGAAAAAGATATGGAGATTGTTGCAGGGATAGATAGAAGTATGCTTGATGTTAAAAGAACATATCCAATATACAATAGCCTATATGAATACAAAGGAGAAGTAGATGTAATAATCGACTTTTCTCATCCTTCCTATTTGGAACAAATAATCGATTATTCTTTAGATAGGAGAGTACCTTTAGTTATTGCTACTACTGGATTTTCTGAAGAGCAGTTTAGAAAAATAAAAATGGCTTCAGAGTATATACCTATACTTTACTCTTCAAATATGTCATTAGGTATAAATATCTTAACAAGAATATTGAGTCAAATAGTTAAAATTTTAAATAGAGATTTTGATATTGAAATTATTGAAAAACATCATAATAAAAAAACTGATGCACCTAGTGGTACAGCGTACTTGTTAGCCGATATAATTAATGAAACTTTAGGAAATAGTAAAAGATATATATATGGCCGAGAGGGTAATAATTCAAAGAGAGAAAATAATGAAATAGGGATCCATTCTATTCGCGGTGGTACTATACCAGGAGAGCATACTATAATTTTTGCTGGTTCTGATGAGATTATAGAATTAAAACATACGGCATTATCTAAGAAAATTTATGCTCAAGGGGCAATAAAAGCAGCTCGGTTTATAGTTAAGGCTAAAAAAGGATTTTATACAATGGACGATATTTTTAATAGTAATGTATAA
- a CDS encoding GIY-YIG nuclease family protein: MSNELMEKIKSIPDKPGVYLMKDSRENIIYIGKSKCLNKRVRSYFQRNIDFNKIKQLVFNIYDIETIITDTHLEAQILECSLIKKHKPIYNSQFKNDKKYVYLTIKNDSQNLLTITLNKENEYSYGPYRSRNTLMELVRLLRNIYPIIKGEELYKFSYHPLPINCHGNDFNENRKSLIDILSQEKSLETFLSLIKTKMEDASCQLQFERASYYRDLLSALNYLYHSNKVDITKGRKVLAGERLDDGYKLFYIIDGNLVSKKKFSKINRELIKDFLTNMEKFKSHDTTNKDEKSNLDFKTIISRELKTNLSMQIQYIDDILNLDIIIDFLNRL, from the coding sequence ATGTCAAACGAACTGATGGAAAAGATAAAATCAATACCAGATAAACCCGGAGTCTATTTAATGAAGGATTCACGAGAGAATATAATATATATCGGTAAAAGTAAATGTTTAAATAAAAGGGTAAGGTCCTATTTCCAAAGAAATATTGATTTCAATAAAATAAAACAGCTAGTATTTAATATCTATGATATAGAAACAATAATAACTGATACTCACTTGGAAGCTCAAATATTGGAATGTAGCCTAATAAAGAAACATAAGCCTATATATAACAGCCAATTCAAAAATGATAAAAAATATGTGTACTTAACTATAAAGAATGATAGCCAAAATTTACTAACAATTACTTTAAACAAGGAAAATGAATATAGTTATGGCCCTTATAGGAGTAGAAATACACTTATGGAATTGGTTAGGCTTCTAAGAAACATATATCCTATTATAAAAGGTGAGGAACTATATAAATTCAGCTACCATCCCTTACCAATAAATTGCCATGGAAATGACTTTAATGAAAACAGAAAATCTTTAATAGATATACTATCCCAAGAAAAATCTTTGGAAACTTTTTTATCTCTAATCAAAACCAAAATGGAAGATGCCTCATGTCAATTACAATTTGAAAGGGCATCTTACTATAGAGACCTATTATCAGCTTTAAACTACTTATATCATTCTAATAAAGTAGATATTACTAAAGGTAGAAAAGTTTTAGCAGGAGAAAGACTGGATGATGGTTATAAACTATTCTATATTATAGATGGCAATTTGGTTTCGAAAAAGAAATTCTCCAAAATTAATAGAGAACTTATTAAAGATTTCCTTACCAATATGGAAAAGTTCAAAAGTCATGACACCACTAATAAGGATGAAAAGAGTAACTTGGATTTTAAAACCATAATCAGTAGAGAATTGAAAACCAATCTATCTATGCAGATCCAATATATAGATGACATTTTAAATTTAGATATTATAATAGATTTTTTGAATAGATTATAA
- a CDS encoding cupin domain-containing protein produces the protein MYYDHNRKYSIHLKDYGPCPFITNIKKAANENNFFRIALWTGKHLQLTLMSIDVGHDIGLEMHPNLDQFIRIEQGQGIVEMGHSMECLDFQARVYENYVVFIPAGIWHNLINTGSVPIKLYSIYAPPAHPHGTIHRTKEEAEMNHSYYWR, from the coding sequence ATGTATTATGATCATAATAGGAAATATTCTATCCACTTAAAAGATTATGGGCCTTGTCCTTTTATAACCAACATAAAAAAAGCAGCTAATGAAAATAACTTCTTCCGCATAGCCCTATGGACTGGAAAACATCTACAGCTTACTTTAATGAGTATTGATGTTGGTCATGATATCGGCCTGGAAATGCATCCTAATCTAGACCAATTCATTCGCATTGAACAAGGGCAGGGGATCGTTGAAATGGGGCATAGCATGGAATGCTTAGATTTCCAAGCCAGAGTTTATGAGAATTATGTAGTATTTATACCTGCAGGAATATGGCATAATTTAATTAACACAGGTTCTGTTCCAATTAAACTTTACTCCATATATGCTCCACCAGCACATCCTCACGGTACAATCCATAGGACAAAGGAAGAAGCAGAAATGAACCATAGTTATTATTGGAGATAA
- the add gene encoding adenosine deaminase: MDVLKLLPKTELHCHLDGSVRPKTMYELLLKEGIIEVNDFREFEELVMVKDDCKSLIEYLKKFQYPLSIMQKKENMERITYELLEDLNAQNVKYVEIRFAPYLHTKEGLSFEEVVESVLVGMERAKKDFGIWSNAVLICMRNERVEESIKVIKNGAKYIGKGVVAVDLAGNEQDFPPEIHQKAFNLAYDMGYNITIHAGETGIAENIPKSIELLHAQRIGHGIAAAKDPKVMELLKEKNIFLEMCPISNLQTKSVKSIEDYPIRKFLAKGLKVTVNTDNITVSNTSLEREYQLLMEKLDFTIEEVVGLIQNSIDAAFIKDNERDILRKKVDEELRNMELI; this comes from the coding sequence ATGGATGTATTAAAATTATTACCTAAGACAGAACTACATTGCCATCTAGATGGAAGTGTTAGACCAAAGACCATGTATGAACTTTTACTAAAAGAAGGTATCATTGAAGTTAATGATTTTAGAGAATTTGAAGAATTGGTAATGGTAAAAGATGACTGTAAATCCCTAATTGAGTATTTAAAGAAATTTCAGTACCCATTAAGTATTATGCAGAAAAAAGAGAATATGGAAAGGATAACTTATGAGTTATTAGAGGATTTAAATGCTCAGAATGTGAAATATGTAGAGATAAGATTTGCTCCTTATCTTCATACAAAGGAAGGGCTTTCCTTTGAAGAGGTTGTTGAATCAGTGCTGGTGGGGATGGAAAGGGCTAAGAAGGATTTTGGTATATGGTCTAATGCTGTTTTAATCTGTATGAGGAATGAAAGGGTAGAAGAGAGTATTAAGGTAATTAAAAATGGAGCCAAATATATTGGTAAAGGAGTTGTAGCAGTAGATTTAGCAGGAAATGAACAGGACTTTCCTCCTGAGATCCATCAAAAGGCGTTTAATTTAGCCTATGATATGGGATATAACATTACAATCCATGCTGGGGAAACTGGAATAGCGGAAAATATCCCTAAGTCTATAGAACTACTTCATGCACAGAGAATAGGTCATGGCATTGCAGCAGCAAAGGATCCTAAAGTAATGGAGTTGTTAAAAGAGAAAAACATATTTCTAGAGATGTGTCCAATAAGTAATTTACAGACTAAATCAGTAAAATCCATAGAGGATTATCCTATAAGGAAATTTTTAGCTAAAGGTTTAAAAGTGACAGTAAATACAGACAATATAACCGTTTCAAATACTTCTTTAGAGAGAGAATATCAATTGTTAATGGAAAAGCTAGATTTTACTATAGAAGAGGTAGTAGGGCTAATTCAAAATTCTATTGATGCTGCTTTTATTAAGGATAATGAAAGAGATATTTTAAGGAAAAAGGTAGATGAAGAATTAAGAAATATGGAGCTGATATAG
- a CDS encoding esterase/lipase family protein, producing the protein MDYPVIFVPGLFGSLGDDVINGTGDFSFGPAETVYRPFIKILNSMGYIEGFNLFISYYDWKMPVLESVDKYLSKDIERIKRDTKKEKVIIIGHSLGGLLGRTYLAYFSPSSVDKLIMIGTPNLGVVNAYFFWSGGKIPYSKVEDNIVYHGLKMGFILYFSLFKNINYIEVLRKTFPIARDLLPSYKYGNYLFYEKDGIRKEVPIEKIEARNIFLNKLEEKYIHPSKVFIIAGKDIFTNKEFLVDVDSKDKIKWKDGRPIKVYRTNYGDGTVTTFSALGHLTGRHIVIKGNHIDILYKSKDFLSSILEKPLIRDIRIEAMGIEKTNRE; encoded by the coding sequence ATGGACTATCCTGTCATTTTTGTACCGGGACTTTTTGGCTCCTTAGGGGATGATGTGATAAATGGAACTGGAGATTTTTCCTTTGGGCCAGCAGAAACTGTCTACAGACCCTTTATTAAAATATTGAATTCAATGGGCTATATAGAGGGTTTTAATTTATTCATCTCCTATTATGATTGGAAAATGCCAGTATTGGAGTCGGTGGATAAATACTTATCCAAGGACATAGAAAGAATTAAAAGAGATACGAAAAAGGAAAAGGTTATAATCATTGGACATAGTTTGGGAGGACTCCTTGGAAGGACATATTTAGCTTATTTTAGTCCTTCTTCTGTGGATAAATTGATTATGATAGGCACTCCCAACTTAGGTGTTGTAAATGCTTACTTTTTTTGGAGTGGAGGGAAAATTCCCTATTCAAAAGTTGAGGATAATATTGTTTATCATGGATTGAAGATGGGATTTATCCTATATTTTTCACTATTTAAAAACATAAACTATATTGAAGTTTTACGGAAAACATTCCCCATAGCAAGGGATTTGCTGCCCAGTTACAAATACGGTAATTATTTGTTCTATGAAAAGGATGGCATTAGAAAAGAAGTGCCAATAGAAAAAATTGAGGCTAGAAATATTTTTTTAAATAAACTGGAAGAAAAGTATATCCACCCAAGCAAGGTTTTTATTATTGCAGGCAAAGATATTTTTACCAATAAAGAATTCCTAGTAGATGTGGATAGTAAGGATAAAATTAAATGGAAAGACGGAAGGCCTATAAAAGTTTATAGAACTAATTATGGAGATGGTACGGTAACAACCTTTAGTGCTTTAGGTCATTTGACGGGACGACATATAGTAATCAAGGGAAACCATATTGACATCTTATATAAATCGAAAGACTTTCTATCATCTATTCTGGAAAAGCCTTTAATTAGGGATATTAGAATTGAAGCGATGGGAATTGAGAAAACTAATAGGGAGTAG
- the namA gene encoding NADPH dehydrogenase NamA yields the protein MAKLFSNIKIKDLELKNRIVMPPMCMLEADNEGFAKNWHVIHYATRAIGGTGLLILEATAVESRGRIKEGDLGIWDDSHIEGLGKIVKYSKELGSKVGIQLAHAGRKCAVSSEKIIAPSPIAFDNTYQTPKEMTIDDIKTVINAFKEGARRANEAGFDTLEIHGAHGYLINEFLSPLTNKRTDEYGGNLENRVRFLKEIIVEVKKVWPENKPIILRVSAEDYVENGNHPEDYVEIINMVKDEGVDIVNVSSGGLVPAMIDAYPGYQVPFAETIKKGTGLPVIAGGLISEPVMAEEILKNNRGDLIFLGRELLRNPYWPLQAAKKLNVNVEWPGAYKRAKI from the coding sequence ATGGCAAAACTATTTTCAAATATAAAAATCAAAGATTTAGAATTAAAGAATAGAATCGTAATGCCACCCATGTGCATGTTGGAAGCTGATAATGAAGGCTTTGCTAAAAATTGGCATGTAATCCATTATGCTACCCGTGCAATTGGAGGAACTGGTCTTTTAATTTTAGAAGCTACAGCAGTAGAAAGTCGAGGACGAATTAAAGAAGGTGATTTAGGTATTTGGGATGATTCCCATATTGAAGGATTAGGAAAAATAGTTAAATATTCAAAGGAATTAGGATCTAAAGTAGGAATACAATTAGCACATGCAGGTAGAAAATGTGCTGTAAGTTCAGAAAAGATCATTGCACCATCTCCTATAGCTTTCGATAACACCTATCAAACTCCAAAAGAAATGACCATTGATGATATAAAAACAGTTATAAATGCATTTAAAGAGGGAGCTAGAAGGGCCAATGAAGCTGGATTTGATACCCTCGAAATTCATGGTGCCCATGGATATTTAATAAATGAGTTCTTATCTCCTCTAACCAATAAGAGAACCGATGAGTATGGAGGAAACTTGGAGAATAGGGTTAGATTTTTAAAGGAGATAATAGTTGAAGTTAAAAAGGTATGGCCTGAAAACAAGCCTATTATATTAAGGGTTTCTGCTGAAGATTATGTTGAAAATGGCAATCATCCAGAGGACTACGTGGAAATAATAAATATGGTAAAGGATGAAGGAGTCGACATAGTAAATGTAAGTTCAGGAGGTCTAGTTCCCGCTATGATCGATGCATACCCAGGATACCAAGTCCCCTTTGCAGAAACTATTAAGAAGGGAACTGGACTACCAGTCATAGCTGGAGGCCTAATATCCGAACCTGTAATGGCTGAAGAAATACTTAAGAATAATAGGGGTGATTTAATATTCTTAGGTAGGGAACTATTAAGAAACCCCTATTGGCCTTTACAAGCTGCCAAAAAGCTTAATGTTAACGTTGAATGGCCTGGTGCCTATAAAAGGGCTAAAATTTGA
- a CDS encoding metal-dependent hydrolase → MTGQTHVAIGIATALTLSMEQPIENKLIIILASTIGALAPDLDHPRGKLNQKLLLINSGLYRTLFYISLGFFLSYVYTVTGEKLLMLLGRMAFLVGISTHRGFTHSILGFLISGSLVKSGATEYGLPSIYTGFIIGYLCHLIADFFTPMGIKLFFPLGTNVTAPITIKTNSKIEKIIFLIISFYSISLLIKCVYI, encoded by the coding sequence ATGACAGGACAAACCCATGTTGCAATAGGGATAGCAACCGCTTTAACTTTATCCATGGAACAACCCATAGAGAATAAATTAATCATTATATTAGCATCAACAATTGGGGCTTTGGCCCCTGATTTAGATCATCCTAGAGGAAAGTTAAACCAGAAACTATTATTAATAAATAGTGGTCTTTATAGAACTCTATTTTATATATCCTTAGGATTTTTCCTTTCCTATGTATATACAGTTACAGGTGAAAAATTATTGATGTTACTAGGAAGAATGGCCTTCCTTGTTGGAATATCAACTCATAGAGGTTTTACCCATAGTATACTAGGTTTTCTAATATCTGGTTCCTTAGTAAAATCAGGGGCTACTGAATATGGACTACCTTCCATATATACAGGTTTTATCATTGGTTATCTATGTCATTTAATAGCTGATTTTTTTACCCCAATGGGAATAAAACTATTCTTTCCATTAGGAACAAATGTTACTGCACCTATTACTATTAAAACAAATAGTAAGATTGAAAAAATAATATTTTTAATAATAAGCTTTTATTCTATATCCTTATTAATCAAATGTGTATATATTTAA
- a CDS encoding GNAT family N-acetyltransferase encodes MELYGENNKNCFIRNVGVSEVERGKGYGRKLILHGLKEAKKEGSLKAMLWVGNVEDINFEEKVNIVGITVTVDVFPRVVEIARVYQKGGIPVVSGGIHISAFPEQAKEYFDVVAVGMAETTWPNIIQDFQDKKLKRIY; translated from the coding sequence ATGGAGCTATATGGTGAGAACAATAAAAACTGCTTTATAAGGAATGTTGGAGTAAGTGAAGTTGAAAGAGGAAAGGGCTATGGAAGAAAGTTGATATTACATGGTTTAAAAGAAGCAAAGAAAGAAGGCTCATTAAAAGCCATGTTGTGGGTTGGAAATGTAGAGGATATCAATTTCGAGGAAAAGGTTAATATTGTAGGAATCACTGTTACAGTTGATGTCTTTCCTAGGGTGGTGGAAATCGCAAGAGTTTATCAGAAAGGAGGAATTCCAGTTGTGTCAGGCGGCATACATATTAGTGCATTTCCTGAACAGGCTAAGGAATACTTTGATGTAGTTGCTGTAGGTATGGCTGAAACAACTTGGCCAAATATAATACAGGATTTTCAAGATAAGAAGCTTAAAAGAATTTATTAG
- a CDS encoding dipeptidase — protein sequence MRPIDMHCDTVLKLMEDKDNLGLYENDLGVDVKKLRKANSLVQFFALWVDLKSERDPIDICLEMMDKFYLELDKNLQYIKIATKYEDIINNDKEGKISAILTIEEGGALKGELYNLRNYYRLGVRGITLTWNNVNEIGYPNTKEEYRDKGLTDFGRQVVYEMNKLGMLIDVSHLSDQGFYDVSTESKKPFIASHSNSRKMKNHLRNLTDDMIRTLSESGGVMGICFERDFLGDSKHARVDDMIRHIKHIKNIGGIDVIAIGSDFDGCNPNGEIENIGEIEKLIQALRDNGFSEDEIDKIFYRNALRVIRDVL from the coding sequence GTGAGACCAATAGATATGCATTGTGATACAGTTTTAAAATTGATGGAGGATAAGGATAATTTAGGGCTTTATGAAAATGATTTAGGGGTAGATGTTAAAAAGCTGAGAAAGGCCAATTCATTGGTCCAATTCTTTGCCTTATGGGTCGATTTAAAAAGTGAAAGGGATCCGATAGATATATGTTTAGAGATGATGGACAAATTCTATTTAGAATTGGATAAAAATTTACAGTATATAAAAATAGCTACAAAATATGAAGATATCATTAATAACGATAAGGAAGGTAAAATTTCAGCCATTTTAACTATTGAAGAAGGAGGAGCTCTTAAGGGCGAGTTATATAATTTGAGAAATTATTATAGATTAGGAGTAAGGGGCATAACTTTAACTTGGAATAATGTAAATGAAATAGGTTATCCTAATACAAAGGAAGAATATAGGGATAAAGGATTAACCGATTTTGGGCGTCAAGTGGTCTATGAGATGAATAAACTAGGGATGCTAATAGATGTATCACACCTTTCAGATCAGGGTTTCTACGATGTTTCAACGGAAAGTAAAAAACCTTTTATAGCCTCCCATTCTAATTCAAGAAAAATGAAGAACCATTTAAGAAATCTTACAGATGATATGATAAGGACCCTTTCAGAATCAGGAGGAGTAATGGGCATTTGTTTTGAAAGGGATTTCTTAGGGGATTCCAAGCATGCCAGAGTAGATGATATGATTAGGCATATTAAGCATATTAAAAATATTGGAGGAATCGATGTTATAGCTATAGGTTCTGATTTTGATGGTTGTAATCCTAATGGGGAGATAGAAAATATTGGTGAAATAGAAAAGCTTATACAGGCATTGAGGGATAATGGATTTTCAGAGGATGAAATAGATAAGATATTCTATAGAAATGCATTAAGGGTAATAAGGGACGTATTATAG
- a CDS encoding diaminopimelate dehydrogenase: protein MNSKIRIGIVGYGNLGRGAELAISQNQDMELVAIFTRRKPDSLDTKSNVVHISNMLDFKNKIDVMLLCGGSAKDLGEQVPMTSQYFNTVDSFDNHKKIPEYFEQVNNIAKKSNKLSLISVGWDPGLFSLIRLLGETILPDGTNYTFWGKGISQGHSDAIRKIKGVKDGVQYTVPSEEILKKVKNFENLNISPCKMHKRICYVVCKDGEDLSRIENEIKTMPNYFADYDTTVNFISEEELKRNHSKMPHGGFVIRTGTTKSNAKHKIEFNLSLDSNPEFTSSILVAYARAVNKMALEGKTGAITIFDIPLVYLSPKTGEQLRRELL from the coding sequence ATGAATAGTAAAATACGAATTGGAATAGTAGGATATGGAAATCTAGGACGAGGAGCAGAATTAGCAATAAGCCAGAATCAAGACATGGAACTTGTAGCCATATTTACAAGAAGAAAACCCGATTCATTAGATACCAAATCCAATGTAGTACATATTTCAAATATGTTGGACTTCAAAAATAAAATCGATGTAATGTTACTATGTGGTGGCTCTGCAAAGGATTTAGGTGAACAGGTTCCCATGACATCGCAATACTTTAATACAGTAGACAGCTTCGATAATCACAAAAAAATCCCAGAGTATTTTGAACAGGTAAATAACATAGCCAAAAAATCAAATAAGTTAAGCCTTATATCTGTAGGCTGGGACCCGGGTCTTTTCTCACTTATCCGATTATTAGGTGAAACTATTTTGCCTGATGGTACAAACTATACGTTTTGGGGAAAAGGAATAAGTCAAGGTCATTCAGATGCTATTAGAAAAATAAAGGGCGTAAAAGATGGAGTCCAATATACAGTACCCTCAGAGGAAATACTGAAAAAAGTTAAAAACTTTGAAAATCTAAACATCTCACCTTGCAAAATGCATAAAAGGATCTGCTATGTAGTATGTAAAGATGGTGAAGATTTATCAAGAATAGAAAACGAGATAAAAACAATGCCAAACTACTTTGCTGATTACGATACAACTGTAAATTTTATTTCCGAAGAAGAACTAAAGAGAAACCATAGCAAAATGCCTCATGGTGGATTTGTTATTCGAACTGGAACTACAAAATCCAATGCTAAACATAAAATAGAATTCAATCTTTCTCTTGATAGCAACCCAGAATTCACTTCATCAATTTTAGTTGCCTATGCTAGAGCAGTCAATAAAATGGCTTTAGAGGGTAAAACAGGTGCCATAACCATATTTGATATTCCACTAGTATACCTATCTCCTAAAACAGGAGAACAATTGAGAAGGGAGTTATTATAA
- a CDS encoding serine hydrolase, which yields MNNLKRLTSLLLALVLIFGLSINALANAHSGITLLLNGRKISLDEAFLNEENQVMVPLRMIGEELGYEVIWNEDWSVTLSRENNAIHLKIGESKVLINGEELKLEFPPLLKEAKTYVPVEFFNRSMGLVAGWNGKHQILKLSQWKDNEEYFFTMDEENKDKQDELVKYMESLQKYHNFNGSLLVAKNGKILLNEGYGFADKEQKIKNTSQTTFAIGSITKQFTAMAVMQLAEKGLLNVEDKLSKYLPDFPNGDLITIHNLLTHTSGLVSYTNLNEFLKMDISNRSPEAVIDLIKDLPLNFEPGKMFEYSNTNYVLLGMIVEKVSNIPLEKYLDGNIFKPLNMESTGMYSIDKYHIQDATPYVGFLELHPVDDELVLTQAFGAGNMYSTVEDLYRWDRALKTEKLISKETLNKIFEKYISIDETNYYGYGWMITEEVNSESKAHHGGNTFGFTANIARYPESDLTIIALSNMGSYDLISLTEDLRAIVLDKEYKMPEILEKIEIDDLSLYDDYTGRYELANGIYINISRVDDKLFAQVTGQDAFQLLPLSESRFFAQEVDIRIEFIKDEEGNVRKLTLKQLGMTHECKKIGDIEEQKEVELDPEIYNDYVGKYELAPGIIITITTEESRLYAQLTGQNKFEIFPSSQDEFFYKVVEAQIHFQRDEKGTVTHLILYQGGQEIPSVKLNE from the coding sequence ATGAACAATTTAAAAAGGCTGACCTCACTTTTACTTGCCTTAGTATTAATTTTTGGTTTATCCATTAATGCTTTAGCAAATGCTCATTCAGGCATAACCCTATTATTAAATGGAAGAAAAATCAGCTTAGATGAAGCTTTCCTAAATGAAGAAAATCAAGTAATGGTGCCATTGCGGATGATTGGAGAAGAATTAGGATACGAAGTAATTTGGAATGAAGATTGGAGTGTAACCCTTTCAAGAGAAAATAATGCCATTCATTTGAAAATTGGGGAATCAAAGGTTTTGATAAATGGAGAAGAATTAAAATTAGAATTTCCACCCTTATTAAAGGAAGCCAAAACCTATGTGCCAGTAGAGTTTTTTAACAGGAGTATGGGATTAGTTGCTGGTTGGAATGGTAAGCACCAAATTCTTAAGTTAAGCCAATGGAAGGATAATGAAGAATATTTCTTTACCATGGATGAAGAAAATAAAGATAAACAAGATGAATTAGTAAAATACATGGAATCCCTTCAAAAATACCACAACTTTAATGGTAGCCTATTAGTTGCCAAAAATGGAAAAATACTTCTTAATGAAGGTTATGGTTTTGCAGACAAGGAACAAAAAATAAAGAATACATCACAAACTACCTTCGCTATAGGTTCAATTACTAAACAGTTTACCGCTATGGCTGTTATGCAACTAGCTGAAAAAGGATTGTTAAATGTAGAAGATAAGCTCTCAAAATACTTACCTGATTTTCCAAACGGAGATCTAATAACCATCCATAATCTATTAACCCATACATCTGGCCTTGTTAGTTATACCAATCTAAATGAATTCCTTAAAATGGATATTAGCAATAGAAGTCCGGAAGCTGTTATAGATTTGATTAAAGATTTACCTCTAAATTTTGAGCCAGGAAAAATGTTTGAATACTCCAATACCAATTATGTGTTATTGGGGATGATTGTAGAAAAGGTTTCTAATATACCCTTGGAAAAATATCTAGATGGAAATATTTTTAAGCCCCTAAATATGGAAAGTACAGGCATGTATTCTATAGATAAATATCATATACAGGATGCAACACCTTATGTTGGGTTCTTGGAACTACATCCTGTAGATGATGAATTAGTATTGACTCAGGCTTTTGGTGCAGGGAATATGTATTCCACAGTAGAAGATCTGTACCGATGGGACAGAGCCTTAAAAACTGAAAAGTTAATTAGTAAAGAAACTTTGAATAAAATATTTGAAAAATATATATCTATAGACGAAACTAACTATTATGGTTATGGATGGATGATTACAGAAGAAGTCAATTCAGAAAGTAAAGCTCACCATGGGGGTAATACTTTCGGATTTACTGCCAACATAGCCAGATATCCAGAATCGGATCTGACCATTATAGCTTTAAGTAATATGGGCTCATATGATTTGATATCATTAACAGAGGATTTAAGAGCTATAGTTCTAGATAAGGAATATAAGATGCCAGAAATATTAGAGAAAATAGAAATAGATGACTTAAGTTTATACGATGATTATACCGGAAGATATGAGCTGGCAAATGGAATCTATATAAATATATCAAGAGTTGATGATAAGCTATTTGCTCAAGTAACAGGTCAAGATGCTTTTCAATTGCTGCCATTATCAGAGAGCCGATTTTTTGCTCAGGAAGTAGACATTAGAATAGAGTTTATCAAAGATGAGGAAGGAAATGTTAGAAAGTTAACTCTTAAACAACTTGGTATGACTCATGAATGTAAAAAAATAGGAGATATAGAAGAGCAAAAAGAAGTTGAGTTAGATCCAGAAATATATAATGATTATGTTGGAAAATATGAGTTAGCTCCGGGGATAATTATTACTATCACAACTGAAGAAAGCAGGCTTTATGCTCAACTCACTGGTCAAAACAAATTCGAAATATTTCCTTCATCACAAGACGAATTTTTCTACAAGGTAGTAGAAGCTCAAATCCATTTCCAAAGAGATGAAAAAGGGACAGTTACCCATCTAATACTATATCAGGGTGGTCAGGAAATACCCTCCGTAAAATTGAATGAATAA